From a region of the Eublepharis macularius isolate TG4126 chromosome 7, MPM_Emac_v1.0, whole genome shotgun sequence genome:
- the LOC129333611 gene encoding proto-oncogene Mas-like, with protein sequence MINSSLTTPSSLNGSSQHSGMNNTTDYSPRVIYDYSEKIILLVICVFGLVGDAVVIWLLGFRIKKNFFSIYILNLAVADFGVLVVLTVFFSLNIAVEGHFLFKFILQELYIFMYNSSQFLLAAISIDRCVCILFPIWRRIHQPSRLSVTVCALIWVISFLLNAIHFILFITGSWNKKLTYYQFFLNVLICLPVMTISTLFLLTKFCFKSQLGLQRKPLTIILLTLIFFLIFAFPLNAFYFINYFSNFAYPKLYIYGYIGASLNSSVNPLIYFLVGRQRRSQSMESIKSVFQRVFTEEQSCSSEL encoded by the coding sequence ATGATTAATTCCAGTTTGACAACCCCGTCTTCTCTGAATGGCAGCTCACAACATTCTGGAATGAACAATACCACAGATTATAGCCCAAGAGTGATCTATGATTATTCAGAAAAAATAATCCTTTTAGTCATCTGCGTGTTTGGACTCGTGGGGGACGCAGTCGTCATCTGGCTTCTTGGCTTCCGCATTAAGAAGAATTTTTTCTCCATCTATATCCTGAACTTGGCTGTTGCTGACTTTGGGGTCCTCGTGGTCCTCACTGTATTCTTTAGTCTGAATATTGCTGTTGAGGGCCATTTCCTTTTCAAATTCATACTTCAAGAGCTCTACATATTCATGTATAATAGTAGCCAGTTTTTACTGGCAGCCATCAGCATTGACCGGTGTGTGTGCATCCTCTTCCCAATTTGGCGTCGTATCCACCAGCCATCACGCTTGTCCGTCACCGTGTGTGCCCTCATCTGGGTCATCTCCTTCCTCCTTAATGCAATTCACTTCATTCTCTTCATCACAGGGAGCTGGAACAAGAAGCTCACGTATTACCAGTTTTTCCTGAATGTCTTGATTTGCCTTCCGGTCATGACGATTTCCACTCTGTTCCTGTTAACTAAATTCTGCTTTAAATCACAACTGGGCCTGCAGAGGAAACCTTTAACTATTATCCTACTTACACTAATTTTCTTCCTTATCTTTGCTTTTCCTCTGAATGCCTTTTATTTCATTAACTATTTTTCTAATTTTGCATATCCCAAACTATACATCTATGGATACATAGGAGCTTCCCTAAATAGCAGTGTCAACCCTTTGATCTATTTCCTGGTTGGGAGACAGAGGAGGTCTCAATCTATGGAGAGCATAAAGAGCGTATTCCAAAGAGTCTTTACAGAGGAGCAAAGTTGCAGTAGTGAATTGTAG
- the LOC129334002 gene encoding mas-related G-protein coupled receptor member H-like → MDAALEYYNSNYIYTGFQINRINYDNVSENISSRNTSDYGSEKTFDNKIGIIIDIFTLVICFIGLVGNGIVIWLLGFCIKKNPFITYILNLAIADFGLLVTLIFAIISSWLIILYGYTNVFFLVSLFLFLSTHSASQFLLIAISIDRCVAVFFPLWHQCHRPPRLSTIVCAAVWVLSFLLSTITCSILKVNPTGSMVQLFYQFIVNAVLCLPLMTIATVALFLKVCFKVQHNQRGKLLTIILLTLLCFVLLVFPLNVIYILYIYNYVPSYVPSCAMVLSCINSSVNPVIYFLVGRQWKTKQKETMKMILQRVFREEQGCTEKSQL, encoded by the coding sequence ATGGATGCTGCTCTGGAATATTATAACTCTAATTATATTTACACTGGGTTCCAAATTAACAGGATCAATTATGATAATGTTTCAGAAAATATTTCATCTCGTAATACCTCTGATTATGGAAGTGAAAAGACTTTTGATAATAAAATAGGAATAATTATTGACATTTTTACCTTAGTTATCTGCTTTATCGGACTTGTGGGGAATGGAATTGTCATCTGGCTTCTTGGCTTCTGCATTAAGAAGAATCCTTTCATCACCTACATCCTGAACTTGGCCATCGCTGATTTTGGGCTCCTTGTGACGCTAATATTTGCTATTATTAGTAGTTGGCTTATAATTCTTTATGGCTATACCAATGTTTTCTTCTTAGTGTCCCTTTTTCTGTTCCTATCAACACACAGCGCGAGTCAATTTCTATTGATTGCTATCAGCATTGACAGATGTGTGGCTGTCTTCTTTCCACTTTGGCATCAATGCCACCGACCGCCACGTTTGTCCACCATTGTATGTGCAGCCGTATGGGTCCTCTCCTTCTTGCTTTCTACAATTACCTGCAGTATCCTAAAAGTCAATCCAACTGGAAGTATGGTCCAGCTATTTTACCAGTTTATTGTGAATGCTGTACTTTGCCTCCCGCTTATGACTATTGCCACTGTGGCCTTGTTCCTTAAAGTCTGCTTTAAAGTACAACACAATCAGAGGGGAAAGCTTTTGACCATCATCTTGCTCACTCTTCTCTGCTTCGTCCTCTTGGTTTTTCCTTTGAATGTCATATACATCCTCTATATTTATAATTATGTACCTTCATACGTTCCATCCTGTGCAATGGTATTATCCTGTATCAATAGCAGTGTGAACCCAGTCATTTATTTCCTTGTTGGGAGACAATGGAAAACTAAACAGAAGGAGACAATGAAAATGATCCTCCAGAGGGTTTTCAGGGAGGAACAAGGTTGCACTGAGAAATCCCAGTTATGA